From one Mycolicibacterium sp. HK-90 genomic stretch:
- a CDS encoding CoA transferase, with the protein MADPDRYDPPLSGVRVLDLTRGPMTAVGRLLADLGATVTQVHLPGVTAEAPAPIGGDAGIEPDSVALAINRHGLESVVIDPSMPGDHDRWVQSLAGADILIEETRPGSDAEKSLAVSTIHAEHPGLVILSISDFGRDTDYRGWQATTPVLHALSSELSRSGIPGREPLVPPAALLPYHVAAAQATVMTVSVYLDRLRTGEGDLIDFSILDGAMQTLDPPYGTAGTASAGVALSAQQRDWNAERLRYPIIPCKDGHVRICLLAKRQWHGMFEWMGRPEQFADPSFDRLRVRFSSPELMTAIGQFCAGQTRAELEVAGQRHGVPTAAVLTLAETLDTAQVKSRGFFREVELAPALSAPVPAGVIEIDGQRAGARVGPEPGRRLDVAPVLGHRPRRDEGLPLEGIRVLDLGVIVVGSDTGRLFGDLGAEVIKIENSAFPDGLRGNLASMSQTYAAGHRNKRSIGIDLRTARGRALAHRLVAMSDVVLTNFKPGVAEALGMDHQTLREVNPGIVAVDSSAFGPTGPWAKRMGYGPLVRAAAGFTDLWVYPDEPESFCDAVTVYPDHVAARIGALGALSLLLRRERTSSGGCVSVAQSEVMLSHLAGEIAADALVRRGHAPSDQPAHDAPWGLFPAVGEDSWVAVTVRDDADWCALCAVIDRPDLATDEHLSNRSGRHAQRDRIDEAVRAWTSRRTAPDAMDLLQAGGVPAGAALRAAEVSGWNYYVQRRAFREELHPHSDEPFTMENVQIHSDRIADPPLLQAPLLGEQTRAIASELLGLADAEIDDLIAAGVLEVPQNEARGRPAGSAPISR; encoded by the coding sequence ATGGCCGACCCAGACCGTTACGACCCACCGCTGTCGGGGGTTCGCGTGCTCGACCTGACGCGGGGCCCGATGACCGCGGTCGGTCGCCTGCTGGCCGACCTCGGTGCCACCGTCACCCAGGTGCACCTGCCCGGTGTCACCGCCGAGGCCCCGGCTCCGATCGGCGGGGATGCCGGGATCGAACCGGACTCGGTGGCGCTCGCGATCAACCGGCACGGGCTGGAGTCCGTCGTCATCGACCCTTCGATGCCCGGCGACCACGACCGGTGGGTCCAGTCGCTGGCCGGTGCCGACATCCTGATCGAGGAGACCCGACCCGGATCGGACGCCGAGAAATCTCTGGCAGTCAGCACGATTCACGCCGAGCACCCCGGCCTGGTGATCCTGTCGATCAGCGATTTCGGGCGTGACACCGACTACCGCGGATGGCAGGCCACCACCCCGGTACTGCATGCGCTGAGCAGCGAGCTGTCCCGCTCCGGCATCCCGGGTCGCGAACCGTTGGTACCGCCGGCCGCACTGCTCCCCTATCACGTGGCCGCGGCCCAGGCCACGGTGATGACCGTCAGCGTCTACCTGGACCGGTTGCGCACGGGCGAAGGCGATCTCATCGACTTCTCGATTCTCGACGGGGCCATGCAGACGCTCGACCCGCCGTACGGCACAGCGGGGACGGCCTCGGCCGGTGTCGCGCTCAGCGCACAACAACGCGACTGGAACGCCGAACGGCTGCGCTACCCGATCATCCCGTGCAAAGACGGGCACGTCCGGATCTGCCTGCTGGCAAAACGTCAGTGGCACGGCATGTTCGAGTGGATGGGCCGGCCCGAGCAGTTCGCCGATCCTTCGTTCGACCGGCTGCGGGTGCGGTTCAGCTCGCCGGAGCTGATGACCGCGATCGGGCAGTTCTGCGCCGGGCAGACCCGAGCCGAATTGGAGGTCGCCGGCCAGCGGCACGGGGTGCCGACGGCGGCGGTGCTGACCCTAGCCGAAACCCTCGACACCGCACAGGTGAAGAGCCGCGGATTCTTTCGCGAGGTGGAGTTGGCTCCCGCACTGTCGGCGCCGGTGCCGGCCGGCGTCATCGAGATCGACGGGCAGCGAGCCGGCGCACGGGTCGGACCAGAACCGGGCCGACGCCTCGATGTCGCCCCGGTGCTCGGGCACCGCCCACGCCGCGACGAAGGCCTTCCGCTGGAAGGGATCCGGGTTCTCGACCTCGGCGTGATCGTGGTCGGCTCCGACACCGGACGCCTGTTCGGCGACCTCGGTGCCGAGGTGATCAAGATCGAGAACTCGGCGTTCCCTGACGGGCTGCGCGGCAACCTGGCCTCGATGTCGCAGACCTACGCCGCCGGCCACCGCAACAAGCGGTCAATCGGCATCGATCTGAGAACTGCGCGGGGCAGAGCGCTGGCGCACCGGTTGGTGGCGATGTCCGACGTGGTGCTCACCAATTTCAAGCCCGGGGTGGCCGAGGCACTCGGGATGGACCATCAGACCTTGCGGGAGGTGAACCCGGGCATCGTGGCCGTGGACAGTTCGGCATTCGGGCCCACCGGACCGTGGGCAAAGCGGATGGGTTACGGCCCGCTGGTGCGCGCGGCAGCCGGGTTCACCGATCTCTGGGTCTACCCCGACGAACCGGAGTCGTTCTGCGACGCGGTCACCGTCTATCCCGACCACGTCGCCGCCAGGATCGGCGCCCTCGGCGCACTGTCGCTGCTGTTGCGCCGGGAACGCACGTCGTCCGGCGGTTGCGTCAGCGTCGCGCAATCGGAGGTGATGCTCAGCCACCTGGCCGGCGAGATCGCCGCGGACGCCCTGGTGCGCCGCGGCCACGCACCGTCGGACCAGCCCGCCCACGATGCGCCGTGGGGCCTGTTCCCGGCGGTCGGCGAGGACAGCTGGGTCGCGGTCACCGTCCGCGACGACGCCGACTGGTGCGCGTTGTGCGCGGTGATCGACCGTCCCGACCTCGCCACCGACGAGCACCTGAGCAACCGGAGCGGTCGGCATGCCCAGCGCGACCGTATCGACGAGGCGGTACGGGCCTGGACGTCCCGGCGCACGGCGCCCGACGCGATGGACCTGCTGCAGGCGGGTGGGGTCCCGGCCGGTGCCGCCCTGCGCGCCGCCGAGGTCTCCGGCTGGAACTACTACGTGCAGCGGCGCGCGTTCCGCGAGGAGCTGCATCCCCACTCCGACGAGCCGTTCACGATGGAGAACGTGCAGATCCATTCGGATCGCATCGCGGATCCACCGCTGCTGCAGGCACCGTTGCTCGGCGAACAGACCCGCGCGATCGCCTCCGAG
- a CDS encoding acyl-CoA dehydrogenase family protein: MTAHDLPSADQLRTEVREWLAQNWTGLPKSTNPWVSSPERVAWLHKVLDAGYAVPTFPAEWFGREYPNALAAVVEQEFRAVKAPGARQDKYSIPANTALKFGTEQLKHDLVRDFLTEQIRTCLLYSEPGAGSDLAAVRTTAVRDGDEWVVNGQKVWTSGATTAEYALLIARTDWDVPKHKGLSFFMIPMRQPGIEVRPLVQITGESHFNEVFITDARVSDAYLLGGEGNGWKVLQTALAYERSIMGDAGRGSRNRTRADDLIGLAREHGRLEDPAVRRELANVLALRELNSLNNARAKAAAAQGTSSSIMSLGKLAMSNILHAEARLKTEIIGAEALLAGPDNPEADDINFLTLNAFFTSIGGGTDQIQRNIIGERVLGLAKEPEVDRDIPFRQARRS; the protein is encoded by the coding sequence ATGACCGCCCACGACCTGCCCAGCGCTGATCAACTGCGCACCGAGGTGCGCGAGTGGCTGGCCCAGAACTGGACCGGGCTGCCCAAATCCACGAATCCGTGGGTCAGTTCGCCCGAACGGGTGGCGTGGCTGCACAAGGTGCTCGACGCGGGCTACGCGGTGCCGACCTTTCCCGCCGAATGGTTCGGGCGGGAGTACCCGAATGCCCTCGCCGCCGTCGTCGAGCAGGAATTCCGGGCCGTCAAGGCGCCCGGTGCACGGCAGGACAAGTACAGCATCCCGGCCAACACCGCGCTGAAGTTCGGCACCGAGCAGCTCAAGCACGACCTGGTGCGGGATTTCCTCACCGAACAGATCCGCACCTGCCTGCTGTACAGCGAGCCCGGAGCCGGATCCGACCTGGCCGCCGTGCGCACCACCGCGGTCCGGGACGGCGACGAGTGGGTGGTCAACGGCCAGAAGGTGTGGACGTCGGGTGCGACCACGGCGGAGTACGCGCTGTTGATCGCGCGCACGGACTGGGATGTGCCCAAACACAAGGGCTTGAGTTTCTTCATGATTCCGATGCGCCAGCCAGGTATCGAGGTGCGCCCACTGGTGCAGATCACCGGTGAATCGCACTTCAACGAGGTGTTCATCACCGATGCCCGGGTATCCGACGCCTACCTGCTGGGCGGCGAGGGCAACGGGTGGAAGGTGTTGCAGACCGCGCTGGCCTATGAGCGGTCGATCATGGGTGACGCCGGCCGAGGCTCCCGTAACCGCACCCGCGCCGACGACCTCATCGGCCTGGCCCGCGAGCACGGCCGCCTGGAGGATCCGGCGGTGCGCCGGGAACTGGCGAACGTGCTGGCGCTGCGCGAACTCAACTCGCTCAACAATGCCCGCGCCAAAGCCGCTGCGGCACAAGGAACCTCCAGTTCGATCATGTCACTGGGCAAGCTGGCCATGTCGAACATCCTGCATGCCGAGGCCCGGCTCAAGACCGAGATCATCGGTGCCGAAGCGCTTTTGGCCGGCCCCGACAATCCCGAGGCCGACGACATCAACTTCCTGACCCTCAACGCGTTCTTCACCTCGATCGGGGGCGGCACCGACCAGATCCAGCGCAACATCATCGGCGAACGGGTCCTCGGCCTCGCCAAGGAGCCCGAGGTCGACCGCGACATCCCGTTCCGCCAGGCCCGCCGCAGCTGA
- a CDS encoding acyl-CoA dehydrogenase family protein: MTISAAERAELAAAVRDLLHDECTEPDVRRVIGTGDGFDRELWRKLAAQGVTGLLVDSDYGGVGLGPLELEAVAEETGAALLPAPFLSSAVLASALIDAAGTGADKHELLPGLAAGTSVATVALTGARGTWAREGVAVRAATESASAGSAYTLSGTAHYVLHGQAADVILVVARTEGDVGIFQVEPGADGFERTAATVFDPTVPLSTYTFDATPARRLGTAGWDAVQQALDLALVALAGEQVGGARRIFDITVEYLKTRIQFGRPIGSFQALKHMAADLLVQVESATSAAQHAAAELAAGSEKAGGAIALAGFTCAEAYHTVAMSAIQMHGGIGFTWEHPAHLFLRRARTGLQLFGGSGVHRERYLSSKGA; encoded by the coding sequence ATGACGATCAGTGCGGCCGAGCGGGCGGAACTGGCCGCCGCGGTCAGGGACTTGTTGCACGACGAATGCACCGAGCCGGACGTCCGGCGGGTGATCGGAACCGGCGACGGGTTCGACCGGGAGTTGTGGCGCAAGCTGGCCGCCCAGGGTGTCACCGGCCTGCTGGTCGACAGTGACTACGGCGGCGTCGGCCTCGGCCCGCTCGAACTCGAAGCGGTCGCCGAGGAGACCGGGGCCGCCCTGTTGCCGGCTCCGTTCCTTTCCAGCGCGGTACTGGCTTCGGCCCTGATCGACGCGGCAGGCACTGGCGCCGACAAGCACGAGTTGCTGCCCGGCCTGGCCGCGGGCACCTCCGTGGCCACCGTCGCACTGACCGGTGCCCGCGGCACCTGGGCGCGCGAGGGTGTCGCGGTTCGCGCCGCGACGGAAAGCGCCTCGGCGGGATCGGCTTACACGTTGTCCGGCACCGCCCACTACGTCCTCCACGGCCAGGCCGCAGACGTCATCCTGGTGGTGGCGCGAACCGAGGGCGACGTCGGGATCTTCCAGGTCGAGCCCGGCGCGGACGGGTTCGAGCGCACGGCCGCAACGGTTTTCGATCCGACCGTGCCGTTGTCGACGTATACTTTCGACGCGACCCCGGCCCGTCGCCTCGGTACCGCCGGATGGGACGCGGTGCAACAGGCACTGGACCTCGCTCTCGTCGCACTGGCGGGTGAACAGGTCGGCGGGGCCAGACGAATCTTCGACATCACCGTGGAATACCTCAAGACCCGAATCCAGTTCGGCCGGCCCATCGGCAGCTTCCAGGCCCTCAAGCACATGGCGGCCGATCTGCTGGTGCAGGTGGAATCGGCCACTTCGGCCGCCCAGCACGCGGCCGCCGAGCTGGCTGCAGGAAGCGAAAAGGCCGGCGGGGCAATCGCACTGGCCGGTTTCACGTGCGCCGAGGCCTACCATACGGTCGCGATGTCGGCGATCCAGATGCACGGCGGCATCGGATTCACCTGGGAGCACCCGGCCCACCTGTTCCTGCGCCGGGCCCGCACCGGCCTGCAACTGTTCGGCGGCTCCGGTGTGCACCGCGAGCGCTACCTCTCGTCGAAAGGCGCCTGA